Proteins co-encoded in one Bacillus paramycoides genomic window:
- the nagB gene encoding glucosamine-6-phosphate deaminase produces MNILVVKTPEELAEAGYKLIEEVVKTKENPTLGMATGSSPLGIYAEMRKNKLDTSRVTTVNLDEYVNLPHEDKNSYHYFMQEQLFDHLPFKQTYVPNGMASDLEEECKRYEGILAANPVDLQILGIGENGHIGFNEPGTPFNSPTNIVELTESTRQANLRFFEKEEDVPTHAITMGIGSIMKAKQILLVAMGAKKAEAVKELLQGEYSEACPATVLQRHPNVTVIADQEALSLCSEAIADEHRQVFTISDLLSDSRVGETAN; encoded by the coding sequence ATGAATATTCTTGTTGTAAAAACTCCAGAAGAACTAGCAGAAGCAGGTTATAAATTAATTGAAGAAGTTGTAAAAACAAAAGAAAATCCAACATTAGGAATGGCTACAGGAAGCTCTCCATTAGGTATTTATGCAGAAATGCGAAAAAATAAACTTGATACAAGCCGTGTAACCACTGTAAACTTAGATGAGTACGTAAATTTACCACATGAAGATAAAAACAGCTATCATTATTTCATGCAAGAACAGTTGTTTGATCATCTTCCATTTAAACAAACTTATGTACCAAACGGGATGGCAAGTGATTTAGAGGAAGAGTGCAAACGTTATGAGGGCATTCTAGCTGCTAACCCAGTTGACCTACAGATTCTTGGAATCGGTGAAAACGGTCACATCGGATTTAACGAGCCAGGAACACCGTTTAATTCTCCAACAAACATTGTTGAATTAACAGAATCTACACGCCAAGCAAACCTTCGCTTCTTCGAAAAAGAAGAAGATGTGCCAACTCATGCAATTACAATGGGAATTGGAAGTATTATGAAAGCGAAACAAATTCTACTTGTTGCTATGGGTGCTAAAAAGGCAGAAGCTGTTAAAGAATTATTGCAAGGTGAATATAGTGAAGCGTGTCCTGCTACAGTTTTACAACGTCATCCGAATGTAACCGTAATCGCTGATCAAGAAGCTCTATCTTTATGCAGTGAGGCGATTGCTGA